Part of the Bacillota bacterium genome, CGGGGGATTTGGCTATGATCCCTTGTTTTACCTTCCAGCCTATGGACGGACGATGGCCCAGCTCAGCCTTGAGGTGAAGAATTCGATCAGCCACCGGGCTAAAGCGTTACGGGAAGCTTCGCGGGTGTTGTTAGAATTGCTTGGCGAGAGTTCCCCACCGGCAGGGGGTGGACCAGGTGCGAATTGGCGTGCTGAGTGACAGCCATGGGAATCTAAATCTGGCCCGCCAGGCGTTCGACCAGATGGGAAAGATCGACTTGCTCCTCCACGCCGGCGACTACTACGCGGATGCTTGGAAACTGGCGAAAGATGGCGGAATTCCAGTGAAAGCCGTAACGGGAAACTGTGATTTTCATTCGCCCGGGCCGCAGGAAGAAATAGTTCAAGCAGGTAAAAAACGCATTCTTTTGACTCATGGGCATGCCTACCGGGTCAAGTATTCCTATCTCAGCCTTTTTTACCGGGCCAAAGAATTAGAAGTGGACGTGGTCGTCTTTGGGCATACCCACATCGCAGAATACCAGGTGATGGAAGGTGTGGTTTTGTTTAACCCAGGAAGTATTGCCTTGCCACGTCGGGGAAAAGCTACCTTCGGCATAATTACCTGTGAACAGGAGCAAGTACAGGCGCATATTATGACGCTGGTTCGGTAAAATTAATGAAGCGATGCCTAACTACACGAAAGAAAAGCAAAGAAATAACAGCTCATTTCGAGATAGCTTGAGTATACAATTGTAAAACCAAAGGAAATGGGCTATAATATTTTTGACGACCGGAGTGTTTTCCGGTATACTAATT contains:
- a CDS encoding metallophosphoesterase codes for the protein MRIGVLSDSHGNLNLARQAFDQMGKIDLLLHAGDYYADAWKLAKDGGIPVKAVTGNCDFHSPGPQEEIVQAGKKRILLTHGHAYRVKYSYLSLFYRAKELEVDVVVFGHTHIAEYQVMEGVVLFNPGSIALPRRGKATFGIITCEQEQVQAHIMTLVR